One segment of Castanea sativa cultivar Marrone di Chiusa Pesio chromosome 3, ASM4071231v1 DNA contains the following:
- the LOC142628350 gene encoding 2-methylene-furan-3-one reductase-like yields the protein MFTSTPSQLTAFHSLSLLPPLSSPPQPYPFRETNKRTIPTTTISVSVRKPGLSPFRLRVSANSQAAPASTEASKLSSIPSEMKAWVYGEYGGVDVLKFDSKVSVPEVKEDQVLVKVVAAALNPVDFKRRQGKFKATDSPLPTVPGYDVAGVVVKVGSQVKDLKVGDEVYGDINEKALDGPEQFGSLAEYTAVQEKLLAPKPKNLDFVQAAGLPLAIETAYEGLERTGFSAGKSILVLNGAGGVGSLVIQLAKQVFGASKVAATSSTGKLDLLKSLGVDLAIDYTKENFEDLPEKFDVVYDAIGQCDKAVKVVKEGGSVVALTGAVTPPGFRFVVTSNGAVLRKLNPYLESGKVKPVIDPKGPFPFTKVVEAFSYIETNRATGKVVIHPIP from the exons ATGTTCACATCCACACCTTCTCAACTCACAgcctttcactctctctccctaCTGCCACCATTATCATCACCACCACAACCATATCCATTCCGAGAAACCAACAAGAGAACCATCCCCACTACCACCATTTCTGTTTCAGTCAGAAAACCTGGTCTTTCTCCATTTCGCCTCAGAGTTTCTGCTAATTCCCAAGCTGCTCCTGCCTCTACTGAAGCTTCTAAACTGTCCTCTATACCATCTGAAATGAAGGCTTGGGTGTATGGTGAATATGGGGGTGTTGATGTTTTGAAGTTTGACTCCAAGGTTTCTGTGCCGGAAGTGAAGGAGGACCAGGTTCTGGTCAAGGTTGTTGCTGCTGCGCTTAACCCTGTGGATTTTAAGAGGAGGCAGGGAAAGTTCAAGGCCACTGATTCACCTCTTCCG ACTGTTCCAGGCTATGATGTTGCGGGTGTGGTAGTAAAAGTGGGCAGTCAAGTAAAGGATCTAAAAGTGGGGGATGAAGTATATGGAGATATAAATGAGAAAGCATTGGACGGGCCGGAGCAATTTGGTTCTCTTGCGGAGTACACAGCTGTCCAGGAAAAATTATTGGCTCCGAAGCCGAAGAATCTGGATTTTGTTCAGGCTGCTGGGCTACCACTTGCAATTGAGACTGCCTATGAGGGTCTAGAAAGAACTgggttttctgctggtaaatCTATTCTTGTTTTGAACGGTGCGGGTGGAGTTGGAAGCTTAGTAATTCAG CTAGCCAAACAAGTTTTCGGTGCCTCGAAAGTTGCAGCAACTTCAAGCACTGGAAAATTGGACTTGTTGAAGAGCTTGGGTGTTGATTTGGCTATTGATTACACTAAGGAGAACTTTGAGGATTTGCCAGAAAAATTTGATGTTGTCTATGATGCTATTG GGCAGTGTGATAAGGCAGTGAAGGTAGTGAAAGAAGGGGGCAGTGTAGTAGCGCTAACTGGTGCGGTCACGCCTCCTGGCTTCAGATTTGTAGTCACTTCCAATGGAGCTGTTCTGAGGAAACTGAACCCATATTTAGAGAGTGGGAAGGTGAAGCCTGTAATAGACCCAAAGGGGCCATTCCCATTCACCAAGGTTGTCGAGGCTTTCTCATACATTGAGACAAACCGTGCAACTGGAAAGGTTGTAATACATCCAATTCCATGA
- the LOC142628351 gene encoding uncharacterized protein At4g28440-like — MAESKPGLRKPTFTKVDQLRPGTSGHTLTVKVVSTKMVLQKGRADGPQVRQMRIAECLVGDETGLIIFTARNDQVDLMKEGSTVILRNAKIDMFKGSMRLAVDKWGRVEVTEPADFTVKEDNNLSLIEYELVNVVEE; from the exons ATGGCAGAATCAAAACCAGGATTGAGGAAACCCACATTCACTAAGGTTGACCAGCTTCGTCCTGGCACTAGCGGGCATACTCTCACCGTGAAGGTTGTCAGTACCAAGATGGTATTGCAGAAGGGTCGTGCTGATGGTCCTCAAGTACGCCAAATGCGAATTGCTGAATGCTTGGTGGGTGACGAGACAGGGTTGATTATTTTCACGGCTAGAAATGATCAAG TGGACTTGATGAAAGAGGGCAGCACTGTAATATTGCGCAATGCTAAAATTGACATGTTCAAGGGATCAATGAGGCTTGCTGTGGACAAGTGGGGCCGTGTTGAAGTCACTGAACCTGCTGATTTCACTGTGAAGGAAGATAATAACCTGTCACTGATTGAATATGAGCTTGTGAATGTTGTTGAAGAGTGA